The sequence CGGCTTGGGCGTGGGCCCATACTTGGGCGTTGGGGTCTGCGTAGTCTTCGCTGTAGTCCAGGGCGGTGGTCATGTCCAGCACCTGGCGCAGTGTCGCACTGCCAAAGGCTGAATCAGCCAGTTCCGGAACATACTCGACGATCTTTTTCCCGGCATCGAGTGTGCCGTCTGCCACCAGCATTGCCCCCAGGGTGCCGATCACCGATTTGGTGACTGACATGGCCGCATGTTGCCCGTCTGGCTTGAGCACCCCAAAGTAGCGTTCATAGACAATGGCCCCGCGATGCAGGACCACGATGCCGTCGGTGTAGGTGGCGTCGAGGGTCTGGCGCCAGGTGAGGGGCTGGCTGGCGCCCACTGGCACAACGGACAGCTCATCAATCCCCGGCACAGGGTTTTCCGGCAACGCCAGTGGTGCGCCGAGCCCCCGGGAGACATTGACGGTGGGCATCAATTGGCGAAAATTGGCCACGCTCCAGCGCATGGCCGGGAAGCGGAAATAGCTGCCGCCTTCAAAACGCAAGGTACGGTCAGCCGGTGGCGGGGCGCCGACCATCCATTTGAGTGTCACCGGATCGCTGGCGGCTGCGTCGGGAAAGGTCGGCTGGGTTGCCGCGCTGGCGACGGGGCCAGCCAGCCAGAGCAGCGCACAGGTGGCGACGGTGAGCAAGGGGGAGATTCGCAGCATCAGTGGGCGCCTTGACGTCGGGGAGTCGCTCTGGACAAGGGCATGAGGGTGCTCATGGGCTCGAGTCCGTTCGAGAGGAGCGTCGCCTCTTGAGGCAACAAGTTTGGCAAAGGATGGGCCAAACCCGGGCAGTCGACAAGCGCCGTGGGTCAAGGCGGATGCTGAATAATCGTGCACCCTTGGGCAAATTGCTTTCGTTTGCGGTCTCAGGACGTGTAGCGTTATAGCTTCGTTGAACGCAACGACTTAAGCGTTGCTCCCGGTACCGCGAAGGCCTGGGAGCGATGGGGCAGAGGGATATGTCATGGCGCAAACGCTGTTCAAACTCTTCTTCACCCAACGCCTGGCAGCCTTGGCCAGCACCGAGTCGTTACGGGCCATACGCGAAGGGTTGTTGTGGATCCTGCCGTGCCTGCTGGTCTCGGCGGGTTTTCTGGTGTTGTCCGAATGCGCCCAGGTGCTGGGGTTCGACCCGCAACTGGTGACCTTCCTTTCCGGG is a genomic window of Pseudomonas sp. ADAK18 containing:
- a CDS encoding serine hydrolase; the encoded protein is MLRISPLLTVATCALLWLAGPVASAATQPTFPDAAASDPVTLKWMVGAPPPADRTLRFEGGSYFRFPAMRWSVANFRQLMPTVNVSRGLGAPLALPENPVPGIDELSVVPVGASQPLTWRQTLDATYTDGIVVLHRGAIVYERYFGVLKPDGQHAAMSVTKSVIGTLGAMLVADGTLDAGKKIVEYVPELADSAFGSATLRQVLDMTTALDYSEDYADPNAQVWAHAQAGNPLPKPKDYTGPRSYYEFLQTVQPKGEHGRAFGYKTVNTDVLGWVIARTTGRNVAQLLSERIWSRLGAEQDAYFTVDSIGTPFAGGGLNTGLRDLARFGEMLRNGGRFNGQQIVPESVVTDIRQGGDKQAFAQAGYGQLKGWSYRSMWWVTHNPDGAFMARGVHGQSIYIDPKAEMVIVRYASHPIAGNAANDSVTLPAFEAMARRLLAIPHA